A section of the Anabaena cylindrica PCC 7122 genome encodes:
- a CDS encoding alpha/beta fold hydrolase, with the protein MATIEILGVPHAYELTAPTSCPHALVFIHGWLNSRGYWQPVISRLSVDFQCLSYDLRGFGESQSQSKFDLEPAETVLQINAQDAADSLYSPSAYAQDLVILLEHLNISSVWLIGHSLGGTIALWAAAQLPDCVKGVICINAGGGIYLKEAFEQFRLAGQKFLQVRPRWLFQLPLIDLLFSRASVARPLDRYWARQRVIDFIVADPEAALGTLLDSTTEEEVNRLPQLVSQLKQPVYFLAGADDKVMESKYVRHLASFHRLFQYVGDNFMEIPDCGHLGMLEQPEAVADHIRSLVIGEFKRE; encoded by the coding sequence ATGGCAACAATAGAAATCTTAGGCGTTCCACACGCATATGAGCTAACGGCTCCTACGTCTTGCCCTCATGCTTTAGTATTTATCCACGGTTGGCTTAATAGTCGTGGATACTGGCAACCTGTGATTTCTCGCCTATCAGTTGATTTCCAGTGTTTGTCTTATGATTTGCGAGGTTTTGGTGAATCCCAGTCTCAGTCCAAATTTGATTTGGAGCCAGCGGAAACTGTTTTGCAGATCAATGCTCAAGATGCTGCTGATTCTCTATATTCTCCTTCTGCCTATGCTCAGGATTTAGTCATACTTTTGGAACACTTAAATATTTCTAGTGTTTGGCTAATTGGTCATTCGTTGGGAGGCACTATTGCCTTGTGGGCAGCTGCTCAATTACCTGATTGTGTTAAAGGAGTTATTTGTATTAATGCAGGTGGTGGTATTTATCTTAAAGAAGCATTTGAGCAGTTTCGCTTGGCAGGTCAGAAGTTTTTACAAGTTCGCCCACGTTGGCTTTTCCAATTACCTTTGATTGATTTGTTGTTTAGTAGAGCAAGTGTAGCACGCCCTTTAGATCGCTATTGGGCGCGTCAAAGAGTGATTGATTTCATTGTTGCTGATCCAGAAGCTGCACTAGGAACGCTTTTAGATTCTACTACGGAGGAGGAAGTTAACCGCTTACCTCAGTTAGTATCACAACTAAAGCAGCCAGTTTATTTTTTAGCTGGTGCTGACGATAAAGTGATGGAATCTAAGTATGTACGTCACTTAGCCAGTTTTCATCGGCTGTTCCAATATGTTGGCGATAATTTTATGGAAATTCCCGATTGTGGACATCTGGGGATGTTAGAGCAACCGGAGGCAGTTGCTGATCATATCCGGTCATTGGTTATTGGGGAGTTTAAAAGAGAATAG
- the tsaD gene encoding tRNA (adenosine(37)-N6)-threonylcarbamoyltransferase complex transferase subunit TsaD produces the protein MSTVLAIETSCDETAVAIVNNRHVYSSVIASQIPIHQQYGGVVPEVASRQHLEIVNQAIAQAMDESHLEWGQIDGIAATCAPGLVGALLVGLTAAKTLAMVHQKPFLGVHHLEGHIYATYLSESTLNPPFLSLLVSGGHTSLIYVKDCGMYETLGETRDDAAGEAFDKVARLLKLGYPGGPIIDKLAQEGNPQAFALPEGKISLPGGGFHPYDSSFSGLKTAVLRVVQQLEKDGGQVPLADVAASFQETIARSLTKRAIACARDYGLDTIAVGGGVAANSGLRKNLQAAAAQHNLKRVLFPPFKFCTDNAAMIGCAASDHLSRGHTSPLTLGVHSRLPLTQVMQLYSPK, from the coding sequence ATGTCAACCGTTTTAGCAATCGAAACCAGTTGTGATGAGACTGCCGTCGCAATTGTTAACAATCGTCATGTTTACAGCAGTGTCATAGCCTCTCAAATTCCCATTCATCAACAGTATGGTGGAGTAGTGCCAGAGGTCGCATCGCGTCAGCACTTAGAAATTGTTAATCAAGCTATAGCGCAGGCTATGGATGAAAGTCATTTGGAGTGGGGACAAATTGATGGAATTGCGGCTACCTGTGCGCCAGGACTCGTAGGAGCGCTGTTAGTGGGGTTAACAGCAGCCAAGACCTTAGCGATGGTACATCAAAAACCGTTTTTGGGTGTTCATCACCTCGAAGGTCATATCTATGCGACTTACTTGAGCGAGTCAACTTTAAACCCCCCATTTCTTAGCTTACTTGTTTCAGGCGGACATACAAGCTTGATTTATGTGAAAGATTGTGGTATGTACGAAACCTTAGGAGAAACCCGTGATGATGCGGCGGGTGAAGCTTTTGATAAGGTGGCGAGGTTGTTAAAGCTGGGTTATCCCGGTGGGCCAATTATTGACAAGCTGGCACAAGAGGGGAACCCCCAAGCCTTTGCACTACCAGAAGGAAAAATTTCTCTACCGGGTGGGGGTTTTCATCCCTACGATAGTAGTTTTAGCGGACTAAAAACAGCGGTATTGCGTGTAGTACAGCAGTTAGAAAAAGACGGTGGGCAAGTGCCTTTAGCAGATGTAGCGGCCAGCTTTCAGGAAACTATAGCGCGATCGCTGACCAAAAGAGCGATCGCTTGCGCCCGTGATTATGGTTTAGATACAATTGCCGTCGGTGGTGGCGTAGCAGCTAATAGTGGACTGAGAAAGAACTTACAAGCTGCTGCTGCCCAGCATAATCTAAAAAGAGTCCTTTTCCCACCATTCAAATTTTGTACTGATAACGCCGCCATGATTGGCTGTGCTGCATCGGATCATCTCTCTCGTGGACACACATCCCCCCTCACATTAGGCGTTCATTCTCGGCTACCCCTAACACAGGTCATGCAATTATATTCACCCAAGTAG
- a CDS encoding photosystem I reaction center protein PsaF subunit III, with amino-acid sequence MRRLFALILAIGLWFNFAPQAQALGANLVPCKDSPAFQALAQNARNTTADPESGKKRFERYSQALCGPEGYPHLIVDGRLDRAGDFLIPSILFLYIAGWIGWVGRAYLQAIKKGSDAEQKEIQIDLGLALPIITTGFAWPAAAIKELLSGELTAKDSEITVSPR; translated from the coding sequence ATGCGACGATTGTTTGCTTTGATTTTAGCGATTGGTCTTTGGTTCAATTTTGCTCCTCAAGCTCAAGCTTTGGGCGCTAACCTTGTACCCTGTAAAGACTCTCCCGCATTTCAAGCACTAGCACAAAATGCCCGTAACACCACCGCTGACCCCGAATCAGGCAAAAAGCGGTTTGAGCGTTATTCTCAAGCGCTATGTGGCCCAGAAGGTTATCCTCACCTGATTGTAGATGGTCGCCTAGACCGCGCTGGTGACTTTTTAATCCCCAGCATCCTTTTCCTCTATATTGCTGGTTGGATTGGTTGGGTTGGTCGCGCTTATCTACAAGCGATCAAAAAGGGTTCGGATGCTGAACAAAAAGAAATCCAAATCGATTTGGGTTTAGCACTACCCATTATTACCACTGGGTTTGCTTGGCCAGCAGCAGCAATTAAAGAACTTCTCTCAGGCGAATTAACAGCGAAGGATTCAGAAATTACTGTTTCTCCACGCTAA
- the psaJ gene encoding photosystem I reaction center subunit IX, producing MADKSDQSSYLIKFISTAPVAATIWLTITAGILIEFNRFFPDLLFHPLP from the coding sequence ATGGCTGATAAAAGCGACCAATCATCCTATTTGATTAAGTTCATTTCCACAGCACCTGTGGCAGCTACCATCTGGCTGACAATCACAGCAGGTATTTTGATCGAATTTAACCGTTTTTTCCCGGACTTACTTTTCCATCCTCTACCATAG
- a CDS encoding photosystem I reaction center protein subunit XI, translating to MAQAVDRSKNLPSDPRNRETVRPAGRDPQDGNLETPINSSPLVKWFINNLPAYRPGLNPSRRGLEVGMAHGYLLFGPFAKLGPLRDAPNANLAGLLASIGLVVILTACLSLYSNSNPDKALASVTVPNPPVDAFNSKESWNNFASAFLIGGIGGAVVAYFLTGNLGLIQGLVG from the coding sequence ATGGCGCAAGCAGTAGATAGATCCAAGAATCTCCCCAGTGACCCCAGAAATCGGGAGACAGTTAGACCCGCTGGACGTGATCCACAAGATGGCAATCTAGAAACCCCAATTAATTCTTCTCCGTTGGTCAAGTGGTTTATTAATAACTTGCCTGCCTATCGCCCTGGTCTAAATCCTTCTAGAAGGGGTCTAGAAGTCGGTATGGCACATGGTTATTTGTTATTTGGACCATTTGCTAAATTGGGCCCACTGCGGGACGCACCTAATGCTAATTTAGCTGGGTTGCTGGCTAGTATTGGTTTGGTTGTAATTCTCACAGCCTGCCTATCTCTATATTCCAATAGCAATCCTGACAAAGCACTCGCTAGTGTTACTGTCCCCAACCCTCCAGTAGATGCTTTTAACTCTAAGGAAAGTTGGAATAACTTTGCCAGTGCTTTCTTAATTGGTGGTATTGGTGGTGCAGTAGTTGCTTACTTTTTGACTGGTAATTTGGGACTTATCCAAGGTCTAGTGGGTTAA
- the gmk gene encoding guanylate kinase, whose product MQVLPIPSGATTKESPSLGKLIVLTGPSGVGKGTLMRSLLQRHPEFYYSVSATTRSPRPGETNGKNYYFISRKEFEQLVAQGEFLEWAEFAGNYYGTPREAVLNHIQSGKLVVLEIELEGARQIRNSFPSALSIFILPPSFSELEKRIRGRGQDSQEAIARRLRRAEEEINAANEFDTQIINDDFDTAVNQIETFLFKETTV is encoded by the coding sequence ATGCAAGTTTTACCCATCCCTAGTGGTGCTACTACGAAAGAATCCCCATCTCTGGGTAAGCTGATTGTTTTGACTGGTCCCAGCGGAGTCGGCAAAGGTACTTTAATGCGATCGCTTCTCCAGCGTCATCCAGAATTCTATTATTCAGTATCTGCAACTACTCGTTCCCCCCGTCCCGGAGAAACCAACGGCAAAAACTATTACTTTATTAGCCGTAAAGAGTTTGAACAACTAGTTGCTCAAGGGGAATTCTTGGAATGGGCAGAATTTGCTGGTAACTATTACGGTACACCTCGTGAAGCTGTACTTAACCATATTCAGTCTGGTAAGTTGGTGGTACTAGAAATAGAACTAGAAGGAGCAAGGCAAATTAGAAACTCCTTTCCTAGCGCCCTCAGCATTTTTATTCTGCCGCCGTCATTTTCCGAATTAGAAAAACGGATACGCGGACGAGGACAAGATTCTCAAGAAGCGATCGCTCGTCGTCTGCGCCGTGCCGAAGAAGAAATCAACGCCGCAAATGAATTTGATACTCAAATTATAAATGACGATTTTGACACCGCTGTCAATCAAATAGAAACGTTTCTATTTAAAGAAACAACGGTTTAA
- the remA gene encoding extracellular matrix/biofilm regulator RemA, whose translation MEIQLINIGFGNIVSANRVVAIVSPESAPIKRIITDARDRGQLIDATYGRRTRAVIITDSSHVILSAIQPETVANRFVISRDHQTVDN comes from the coding sequence ATGGAAATTCAGTTAATCAACATCGGTTTTGGCAACATCGTATCCGCCAATCGAGTAGTTGCCATTGTCAGTCCAGAATCTGCTCCCATTAAGCGCATCATTACCGATGCTAGGGACAGAGGCCAACTGATTGATGCCACCTACGGTCGTCGGACTAGGGCTGTAATTATCACTGATTCCAGCCACGTCATTTTATCAGCGATTCAGCCGGAGACAGTAGCAAATCGCTTTGTCATTTCCCGTGATCATCAGACTGTAGATAATTAG
- a CDS encoding transglutaminase TgpA family protein, whose protein sequence is MNRFLRVPVGNDWLPTRQRSSLTEVEDSILLRFLVLGLVILGTVATDIASETTFSLWAVPLSIVGAIWSYYRRRNANIPVKFCIAIGMLVALGAFFGRFLGDWNDTRLSLAQLLIELQVLHSYDTPRRKDLGYSIVIGLILLGVAATLSQTMGFAPVLLLFLGLALPTLVLDYRSRLGLKPTKKEKFAKKNTASSNFKVLIVNFLVILGIGLGIFAILPRFPGYQLKSFPVSAPIELKGNFTGRNINNPGYVREGNGSGNGNGTGQGSSGQAGKVDNNFYYGFNSEMNQNLRGEMKPKVVMRVRSQAEGFWRVLAFDRYTGKGWKISRNDQVTTLRRSSWNYRIFVDLPLMRTLTKEVVQTYNVVSDLPNLIPSLSYPKEIYFPGPVIAVDPEGGLRSPVQLSEGMTYTVVSEVPYRDRTLLGKATNKYSTDIKNHYLQIPPEISEKVRNKTEEILANYNHERVSRTEDTRTLNSAYEKTLYLAQYLKQNYSIPENPLGLPYLDEKDDLVESFLFKNQGGYPDQFATVLTMMLRSIGIPARLVAGFAPGEFNPFTGMYIVRNTDAYAMTEVYFPKYGWFAFDPIPNHPLIPPSIEEDQTFSVLRQFWSWVAGWLPTPVTGLLNNVFGTVFSWLFRAIAWFLALFSQGWLGVLTGLIVGTTTAFFGWLGWVQWRKWLNRRWLKKLPPMESLYQQMLQWTAEKGLGKHPAQTPLEYAQVSYQQHPRETAQVIDEICQAYVSWRYGGHIPNWKQLQQRWQDLNKTKSAK, encoded by the coding sequence ATGAATCGATTTTTGCGCGTACCTGTAGGTAATGACTGGCTGCCAACTAGACAGCGGTCGTCTTTAACAGAAGTGGAAGATTCAATCCTTTTACGGTTTCTAGTGTTAGGGTTGGTAATTTTAGGAACTGTGGCGACGGATATTGCATCTGAGACTACCTTTAGTCTTTGGGCAGTGCCTCTAAGTATAGTGGGAGCAATTTGGAGTTACTACCGTCGTCGCAATGCTAATATTCCCGTCAAGTTTTGTATCGCCATAGGAATGTTAGTCGCTCTTGGTGCTTTTTTTGGCCGATTCCTGGGTGATTGGAATGATACACGACTGAGTTTGGCACAGTTACTAATTGAGCTTCAGGTGCTGCACAGTTATGATACTCCCCGACGCAAGGATTTGGGGTATTCAATTGTGATCGGTTTAATACTCTTAGGTGTAGCTGCAACATTAAGTCAAACTATGGGGTTTGCACCTGTGTTGCTGTTATTTTTAGGATTGGCTCTACCGACTTTAGTTCTAGACTATCGATCGCGCTTGGGTTTAAAACCAACAAAAAAAGAGAAGTTTGCCAAAAAGAATACTGCTAGTTCCAATTTCAAAGTTTTAATTGTCAATTTTTTAGTAATTTTGGGGATAGGACTAGGCATTTTCGCTATTTTGCCCCGATTTCCCGGTTATCAACTTAAGTCTTTTCCTGTCAGTGCGCCGATTGAATTAAAGGGCAATTTTACAGGTCGCAATATTAATAACCCTGGTTATGTCCGTGAAGGTAATGGAAGTGGTAATGGGAATGGTACGGGACAGGGAAGCAGTGGTCAAGCAGGTAAAGTAGATAATAATTTTTATTACGGTTTTAATAGCGAGATGAACCAAAACCTGCGGGGGGAAATGAAACCCAAGGTGGTGATGCGGGTAAGATCTCAAGCAGAAGGTTTTTGGCGAGTTCTAGCTTTTGACCGTTATACAGGAAAGGGGTGGAAAATTTCTCGTAATGATCAAGTTACTACCTTGAGGAGATCATCTTGGAATTACAGAATTTTTGTTGATCTCCCCCTGATGAGAACTCTAACAAAAGAGGTAGTACAAACTTATAATGTGGTATCAGATTTGCCTAATCTGATACCTTCTTTGTCTTATCCCAAAGAAATCTACTTTCCTGGGCCTGTGATCGCGGTTGATCCAGAAGGGGGTTTGCGATCGCCTGTACAATTATCAGAAGGGATGACTTATACAGTAGTTTCGGAAGTTCCCTACCGCGATCGCACTTTGTTAGGTAAAGCTACAAATAAATACTCAACAGACATTAAAAATCATTATCTGCAAATCCCCCCAGAAATTTCTGAAAAAGTCCGCAACAAAACCGAAGAAATTCTAGCTAACTATAATCATGAACGGGTTTCTCGAACAGAAGATACTAGAACCCTCAATTCAGCTTATGAAAAGACTCTTTACCTAGCGCAGTATCTCAAACAAAATTATTCTATTCCTGAAAACCCTTTAGGATTACCTTATCTAGATGAAAAAGATGATTTGGTAGAGTCCTTTTTGTTTAAAAATCAAGGAGGCTATCCAGACCAATTTGCTACTGTGCTAACTATGATGCTGCGTTCGATTGGTATTCCAGCAAGGTTAGTAGCGGGGTTTGCACCAGGAGAATTTAATCCATTTACGGGGATGTATATTGTCCGTAACACCGATGCTTACGCCATGACGGAAGTGTATTTTCCTAAATATGGGTGGTTTGCTTTTGATCCAATTCCCAATCATCCTTTAATTCCTCCTTCCATTGAAGAAGATCAGACTTTTAGCGTGTTGCGTCAGTTTTGGAGTTGGGTAGCTGGTTGGCTACCAACTCCTGTGACAGGTTTACTAAATAATGTATTTGGGACAGTGTTTAGCTGGTTATTTAGAGCGATCGCTTGGTTTTTAGCTTTATTTTCTCAAGGTTGGCTAGGAGTATTAACTGGCTTAATTGTCGGGACAACTACAGCCTTCTTTGGTTGGTTGGGTTGGGTACAATGGCGAAAATGGCTCAACCGTCGTTGGTTAAAAAAATTGCCACCAATGGAAAGCCTGTATCAACAAATGCTGCAATGGACAGCCGAAAAAGGTTTGGGTAAACATCCAGCGCAGACACCCTTGGAATATGCCCAAGTGTCATACCAACAACATCCCAGAGAAACTGCTCAAGTGATAGATGAAATTTGTCAAGCGTATGTTAGTTGGCGTTATGGTGGTCATATTCCTAATTGGAAGCAATTACAGCAACGCTGGCAAGATTTGAACAAGACAAAGAGCGCTAAGTGA
- the hetZ gene encoding heterocyst differentiation protein HetZ produces the protein MNSAATATTQGENSIGVEVIFQFLLKELQQSTKASEKNCHNVALRIAGEVLRICNESKRIQASGEIESAAMTLARHRLQQCLRYYQFGSNRGRIELHSTLSAIIYRYINPPQKQLSYQGRLTIIEDFLQSFYLEALNAFRRENQQEPTYRPQTLLELSEYMAFTERYGKRRIPLPGRQQQLIILRAQTFSQQQPPETSIDIEKAAEGGSGESDGFWEDPAIQQLRSAMAMQSEPEPEEDTLRSVVITELMNYLEQRQQSDCADYFSLRLQDLSAPEIESILGLTSRQRDYLQQRFKYHLIRFALLHRWELVHEWLEASLPTNLGLTPHQWQVYTAQLDDLEMSLLELKQQSQSDETIAKTLGLSIAQLQKRWFKILEQAWEIRNSLVSGSSASTHE, from the coding sequence ATGAATTCAGCCGCAACTGCAACTACTCAGGGAGAGAATTCTATCGGCGTGGAGGTTATATTTCAATTCCTATTGAAGGAGCTACAGCAGTCAACCAAGGCTTCTGAAAAGAATTGCCACAATGTGGCATTGCGAATTGCTGGTGAAGTCCTGCGAATTTGTAATGAAAGTAAACGCATCCAAGCTTCCGGTGAAATAGAAAGTGCCGCCATGACCTTAGCCCGACATCGGCTGCAACAGTGTCTCAGGTACTATCAATTCGGTTCCAATCGGGGCAGGATAGAACTACACAGTACTCTAAGTGCAATCATCTATCGCTATATTAATCCTCCTCAAAAGCAATTAAGCTATCAAGGGCGGCTGACTATCATAGAAGATTTTCTCCAGAGTTTTTATCTGGAGGCATTGAATGCTTTCCGTAGGGAGAATCAACAAGAACCGACCTACCGCCCCCAAACCTTACTAGAATTGTCCGAATATATGGCATTTACCGAGCGCTATGGTAAACGCCGGATTCCTTTACCAGGAAGACAACAACAGCTAATTATCCTGCGAGCGCAAACTTTCTCACAACAGCAACCGCCAGAAACTAGTATAGACATAGAAAAAGCTGCTGAAGGTGGTAGTGGTGAATCGGATGGATTTTGGGAAGATCCAGCCATACAGCAGTTAAGATCAGCAATGGCGATGCAATCTGAACCTGAACCTGAAGAAGACACCCTGCGCTCTGTTGTGATTACCGAATTAATGAATTATCTCGAACAAAGGCAACAATCAGACTGTGCTGATTACTTCTCTCTCCGACTTCAGGATTTATCCGCGCCGGAAATTGAGTCGATTTTGGGTTTAACCTCACGTCAGCGAGACTACTTGCAGCAGCGTTTCAAGTATCATTTAATTCGGTTTGCACTCTTGCATCGTTGGGAATTAGTTCATGAATGGTTGGAAGCTTCTTTACCTACTAATTTAGGTTTAACCCCCCACCAATGGCAAGTCTACACAGCGCAGTTGGATGATCTAGAAATGTCATTACTAGAGTTGAAGCAACAAAGTCAATCTGACGAAACAATTGCCAAAACTTTAGGATTGTCAATAGCACAACTACAAAAACGGTGGTTTAAAATTTTGGAACAAGCTTGGGAAATTCGTAACTCATTAGTGTCCGGATCTAGTGCATCTACCCATGAATAG
- the sds gene encoding solanesyl diphosphate synthase has protein sequence MTPATSLFTPVEADLRILADNLTQLVGNRHPILYAAAEHLFGAGGKRIRPAIVLLISRATMLKQDITPRHRRLAEITEMIHTASLVHDDVVDESNMRRGVPTVHSLFGNRIAILAGDFLFAQSSWYLANLDNLDVVKLLSEVIMDFASGEIQQGLNHFDTNLATETYLKKSYYKTASLIANSSKAAGLLSEVSPERAENLYNYGKHIGLAFQIVDDILDFTSSTDTLGKPAGSDLKSGNLTAPVLFALEEQPYLEALIEREFAQEGDLEQALGLISDSQGIQRARELAAHHAKVAAEHIATLEPSDSLQALINMTDYVLSRTC, from the coding sequence ATGACCCCAGCCACCTCCCTGTTCACCCCTGTGGAAGCAGACCTGCGAATACTAGCAGATAACCTCACACAGCTAGTTGGAAATCGCCACCCCATCCTCTATGCAGCAGCCGAACATTTGTTTGGAGCTGGGGGAAAACGTATCAGACCAGCTATTGTGCTGCTAATATCACGGGCAACCATGCTAAAACAAGATATTACGCCCCGTCATCGTCGCCTAGCAGAGATTACGGAAATGATCCACACAGCCAGCCTGGTACATGATGATGTAGTGGATGAATCCAATATGCGCCGTGGTGTACCTACGGTTCATAGTTTGTTTGGTAATCGCATTGCTATACTAGCAGGAGATTTTCTCTTTGCTCAGTCCTCCTGGTATTTAGCAAATCTAGATAACTTGGATGTAGTAAAACTGCTTTCAGAAGTGATCATGGATTTTGCCTCTGGGGAGATCCAACAAGGGTTAAATCATTTTGACACTAATCTTGCTACAGAAACTTACCTGAAAAAGAGTTACTACAAAACAGCTTCATTAATTGCCAACAGTTCTAAAGCAGCTGGATTACTTAGCGAAGTTTCCCCAGAGAGAGCCGAAAATTTGTATAACTACGGTAAGCATATTGGTCTGGCATTCCAGATAGTAGATGATATTCTAGATTTCACTAGTTCTACAGATACTTTAGGTAAACCAGCCGGATCTGATCTCAAAAGCGGTAATCTGACTGCACCAGTATTATTTGCCTTGGAGGAACAACCTTACTTAGAAGCGCTGATTGAAAGAGAGTTTGCCCAAGAAGGAGATTTAGAACAGGCACTAGGGCTGATTTCAGATAGCCAAGGCATACAACGGGCTAGAGAATTAGCTGCTCACCATGCTAAGGTAGCAGCTGAACATATTGCTACTCTAGAACCCTCAGATTCACTGCAAGCATTAATTAATATGACTGATTATGTACTGAGTCGGACTTGTTAG
- the murI gene encoding glutamate racemase, with amino-acid sequence MYSSSIFEGNLDDFSVKEPQRSPIGVFDSGVGGLTVLQQIYKQLPNESIIYFGDTAHLPYGIRSQAEILQYVREILDWMQQQRVKMVIMACNTSSALALENVRQEFNFPILGVVLPGAKAAVQQGKRIGVIATPATAKSNAYRQAIMEIQPDVQVWQVSCPEFVPLIEQNRIHDPYTMEVARSYLEPLIKQEIDTLVYGCTHYPHLAPILRSLLPSHVKLVDPAVHVVAACAQELDLLSIKNNYLPMPTRFAVSGCPQQFAQSGLHWLGYTPLVEQVYLTDATVF; translated from the coding sequence GTGTATTCATCCTCTATTTTTGAAGGTAATCTTGACGATTTCTCTGTTAAAGAACCTCAACGCTCTCCTATTGGGGTGTTTGACAGTGGTGTAGGTGGACTAACGGTATTGCAACAAATTTATAAGCAACTTCCCAATGAATCAATTATTTACTTTGGGGATACAGCTCACCTTCCTTATGGAATTCGTTCACAAGCAGAAATATTACAATATGTCAGAGAAATTCTGGACTGGATGCAACAGCAACGGGTGAAAATGGTGATTATGGCTTGTAACACCAGTTCTGCTCTCGCTCTAGAAAATGTCCGTCAAGAATTTAATTTCCCTATTTTAGGAGTAGTTCTACCAGGAGCAAAAGCCGCAGTACAGCAAGGTAAGCGAATAGGTGTCATTGCTACCCCAGCTACTGCCAAAAGCAATGCCTATCGTCAAGCTATTATGGAAATACAGCCCGATGTCCAAGTCTGGCAAGTTAGTTGTCCAGAATTTGTGCCACTAATTGAGCAAAATCGTATTCACGACCCTTACACAATGGAAGTGGCAAGATCCTATTTGGAACCGTTAATCAAACAAGAGATTGACACTTTAGTCTATGGTTGTACCCATTATCCCCATTTAGCACCAATATTGCGATCGCTCCTCCCCTCACACGTTAAACTGGTTGACCCAGCTGTTCATGTTGTGGCAGCTTGCGCTCAAGAGTTAGATTTATTAAGCATCAAAAATAATTATCTCCCCATGCCAACTCGTTTTGCGGTTAGCGGTTGTCCACAACAATTTGCCCAGTCTGGATTGCACTGGTTAGGCTATACCCCTCTGGTAGAACAGGTATACCTTACTGATGCCACAGTTTTCTAA